A window of uncultured Litoreibacter sp. contains these coding sequences:
- a CDS encoding tyrosine-type recombinase/integrase — MPLEPRKRDRIFYAVGWIEYNGRPIAGPYRKSTESTTEAGARDWIAQETEYQIRKHLVGEDKALRFLDALELYDPDPKTAARIEKLLDEIGEKPLSDITGAFLKSLGPKLMPDVSADTWLREIITPVRAVVNNAHELKRTPYLKVRAFKTSEVVAQDTRRGKTSRVKRVPATREWIEAFCREADPYNAALVRFMFETAARIDQAVSVKPAEVFPDSLAVSLKAQKGHPKCLVAVSPEMMEEITALKPKRPKNRKTGGFMEERLFGYGSSTGYNGRWKTICKAAGIPYLSAHAAGRHGFYTELVVRQGVDPVTAAEAGRWSDVSLPLRVYAHSETDEAEIRALFRTKLVHSRAKNNSK, encoded by the coding sequence TTGCCGCTCGAACCGAGGAAAAGGGACCGGATCTTCTATGCGGTCGGTTGGATCGAATACAACGGCCGCCCGATCGCCGGTCCATATCGAAAAAGCACGGAGTCGACTACTGAAGCTGGCGCGCGGGACTGGATAGCTCAGGAAACGGAATACCAAATCCGAAAGCATCTTGTTGGAGAAGACAAAGCTCTCAGGTTCCTGGATGCCCTCGAGCTCTATGACCCTGACCCGAAGACTGCCGCTCGAATAGAGAAGTTGCTCGACGAAATCGGAGAGAAGCCATTATCCGACATCACCGGCGCTTTTCTCAAAAGCTTGGGTCCCAAGCTAATGCCAGACGTGTCTGCCGATACATGGTTGCGGGAGATAATCACACCAGTCCGTGCAGTTGTTAACAATGCCCACGAACTGAAGAGAACACCTTATCTGAAAGTTCGAGCCTTCAAAACAAGCGAAGTTGTCGCTCAGGACACCAGGCGCGGGAAAACAAGCCGCGTAAAGCGAGTCCCAGCAACAAGAGAGTGGATTGAAGCATTCTGTCGGGAGGCTGACCCCTATAATGCAGCACTTGTTCGCTTCATGTTTGAAACAGCCGCAAGGATAGATCAGGCTGTCTCTGTGAAACCTGCGGAAGTCTTCCCGGACTCGCTTGCGGTTAGCCTGAAAGCCCAAAAAGGTCATCCCAAATGCCTGGTCGCCGTCAGTCCAGAGATGATGGAGGAGATCACGGCGTTGAAGCCCAAACGGCCAAAAAATCGGAAGACCGGTGGATTCATGGAAGAACGCTTGTTCGGTTACGGGAGTTCGACCGGTTACAACGGGCGTTGGAAGACGATCTGCAAAGCCGCTGGTATACCTTATCTTTCGGCCCATGCGGCTGGCAGACATGGATTCTATACCGAACTAGTTGTGCGACAGGGAGTGGACCCAGTAACCGCTGCTGAGGCTGGTCGTTGGTCTGACGTGTCTTTGCCGTTGAGGGTGTATGCCCATTCCGAGACCGATGAAGCAGAGATAAGAGCGCTGTTTCGCACAA